From the Acidimicrobiales bacterium genome, the window TCGGTGCAGTACCCCATGACCCGCTCGACTCCGGCGCGGTTGTACCAGCTCCGGTCGAAGAGGACGATCTCACCGGCCGAGGGCAGATGGGCGACGTACCGCTGGAAGTACCACTGGGTCCGTTCCCGCTCCGTCGGCTTGTCGAGCGCCACGACGCGCACGATCCGAGGATTGGTGCGTTCCACGATCCGCTTGATCGCACCGCCCTTCCCGGCGGCATCGCGACCCTCGAAGATCACGCAGACCTTGAGCCCGTTGCGTTTGACGTGATCCTGCAGCTTGACGAGTTCACGCTGAAGGCGGACGAGTTCCGGTTCGTAGACGGACCTCTTGAGCCGCTTCGGTCGCTTCCCGACCGGTGGGGAGTCGAGGCCGTCGGTCGTCACTGGGTGAACTTCCCTCGTCGGATGCGTTCGGCTTCCATCAGCTCGACCTCCCGCGCCCCGGACACGACGATCTCGGTGTCGGGCACGAAGTCGAGCGAGAGGTCACGATCCTCGTAGTCGACCGCGTCGAGCATGACCCTCATCGCGTTGATGCGGGCCAGGTGCTTGTTGCCGGACCGGATGATCGTCCATGGAGCGACGTGGGTGTGGGTACGGTCGAGCATCTCGAACTTCCGCTCCGTGAACTCGTCCCAGAGGTCTTGCGCCTGCATGTCGATCTCGCTGAGTTTCCAGCGTCGGAGCGGGTCGTCGCGTCGGCGATCGAAACGGCGCTTCTGCTCCTTCTTGGTGACCGAGAAGTAGAGCTTCACCAGGATGGTCCCTTGGCGGACGAGGTCCTTCTCGAATCCGACCACACCGCGGAGGAAGTCCTCGTGTTCCTTCGGCGTGCAGAAGCCGAACACCGGTTCCACCATCGCCCGGTTGTACCAACTGCGATCGAACAACACGATCTCGCCGGCGCGTGGGAACTGGGCGACGTATTTCTGCAGGTACCACTGGCCGCGTTGCTCCTCGGTCGGTTTGCCGAGCGCGACGACCCGATAGTGCTTTTCGTTCATGTAGCGGGTCACACGCCGGATCGTGCCGCCCTTGCCCGCTGCGTCGCGCCCCTCGAAGACGACGATCATCTTCTTGCCGTGGCGCTCCAGATGGCTCTGGAGTTTCAACAGCTCCACCTGGTACGGCTGCAGCTCGCGATCCCGGTCCTGCTGCTTGCGCAACCGTCGATACCGCTTGTTGACGGCACGAATCTGCCGTTCGAGCTCCTCGAGCGTCGCTCCCTGCCGGTCGTCTCGGTCCGCGTCCGAGCGAGACGTCGTCACTTCGTCGTCAGCGCTCTCGTCCACCGGGTCTCCTTGGTCACGACGAGCCACCAGTCTGCAACACGTCGGGCCGGCCGAACAGGGGCGAACGGCCCCCGAACCGGACCCGCTGCACGGGCGCGCCGACGGAGGCTCTCGCGCTTCGACGATGTCAGAGCGAACAGGTGACCGTGGCGATGAAGTCGATCGGGTCGCCCACGGCCCTGAGGCCGTCGCGGTACATCCCGAGGGTCATGGTCATGGTGGTGCCGTCGGAGACGGCCTCGCCCTCGACGATGGGGAAGAGGATGTCGTTGGCATCGTCGATGAACACGCCCGACAGCAGGTTCTCGGTCTTGGCCGGGTCCGCCGGCGTCGCCATGAGGACGGAGAAATCACCGCCGGTCGGCACCGTCGCGCCCGCACCCCACAGCTCGACGAACGCGCCCTCGTTGTCGGGCGAGTAGTTGCACTTGTACTGCTCGAAGCTCCACGACCGGCCGTCGTCGAGCACGATCTCGAGCGTGCCGCCACCGGCCGGCTCGGTCGGGGCGTCGACCTCGTCGTCGGGAGCCGTCGTGGGATCGGGATCGGTGGTGTCCGGTTGGCTCGAGTCGTCGACGACGGGCGAATCGCTGCCATCGGACTCGGTGTCGTCGCCTCCGCCGCACGAGGCGAACAGGACCGCCATGGT encodes:
- the ppk2 gene encoding polyphosphate kinase 2 is translated as MDESADDEVTTSRSDADRDDRQGATLEELERQIRAVNKRYRRLRKQQDRDRELQPYQVELLKLQSHLERHGKKMIVVFEGRDAAGKGGTIRRVTRYMNEKHYRVVALGKPTEEQRGQWYLQKYVAQFPRAGEIVLFDRSWYNRAMVEPVFGFCTPKEHEDFLRGVVGFEKDLVRQGTILVKLYFSVTKKEQKRRFDRRRDDPLRRWKLSEIDMQAQDLWDEFTERKFEMLDRTHTHVAPWTIIRSGNKHLARINAMRVMLDAVDYEDRDLSLDFVPDTEIVVSGAREVELMEAERIRRGKFTQ